A stretch of Azospirillum brasilense DNA encodes these proteins:
- a CDS encoding manganese efflux pump MntP family protein — protein MLGVTSLVLAVSLSMDSFAAALGRGAVQKRPGLSEALRVGFAFGLCQLSMASIGWAVGSAFAGFVQAVDHWIAFGLLLLIGGSMIRNALAGEEDDEAAAARSGWLALLTVAVATSIDASAVGVGLAMADVNIAVTASLIGVVTFLMGFGGVLLGRAAGPLLGRRAELIGGLGLLAIGTKILVEHTLL, from the coding sequence ATGCTCGGTGTGACCTCCCTCGTCCTCGCCGTCAGCCTTTCCATGGACAGCTTCGCCGCGGCGTTGGGCCGTGGCGCCGTTCAGAAGCGTCCCGGCCTGTCCGAGGCGTTGCGGGTCGGTTTCGCCTTTGGCCTCTGCCAGCTGTCGATGGCCTCCATCGGCTGGGCGGTGGGTTCGGCCTTCGCCGGCTTTGTCCAGGCGGTGGATCACTGGATCGCCTTCGGCCTGCTGCTGCTGATCGGCGGCTCGATGATCCGGAACGCGCTCGCCGGGGAAGAGGACGACGAGGCTGCCGCCGCCCGCTCGGGCTGGCTGGCCCTGCTGACTGTGGCGGTGGCGACCAGCATCGACGCCAGCGCGGTGGGGGTCGGCCTCGCCATGGCGGACGTGAACATCGCGGTGACCGCCAGCCTGATCGGCGTGGTCACCTTCCTGATGGGCTTCGGCGGCGTCCTGCTGGGCCGGGCCGCCGGCCCGCTGCTGGGCCGCCGGGCGGAACTGATCGGCGGCCTCGGCCTGCTCGCCATCGGCACCAAGATCCTGGTCGAGCACACCCTGCTTTAA